In Homo sapiens chromosome 11, GRCh38.p14 Primary Assembly, one DNA window encodes the following:
- the OR5M11 gene encoding olfactory receptor 5M11, whose protein sequence is MSNTNGSAITEFILLGLTDCPELQSLLFVLFLVVYLVTLLGNLGMIMLMRLDSRLHTPMYFFLTNLAFVDLCYTSNATPQMSTNIVSEKTISFAGCFTQCYIFIALLLTEFYMLAAMAYDRYVAIYDPLRYSVKTSRRVCICLATFPYVYGFSDGLFQAILTFRLTFCRSSVINHFYCADPPLIKLSCSDTYVKEHAMFISAGFNLSSSLTIVLVSYAFILAAILRIKSAEGRHKAFSTCGSHMMAVTLFYGTLFCMYIRPPTDKTVEESKIIAVFYTFVSPVLNPLIYSLRNKDVKQALKNVLR, encoded by the coding sequence ATGTCCAACACAAATGGCAGTGCAATCACAGAATTCATTTTACTTGGGCTCACAGATTGCCCGgaactccagtctctgcttttTGTGCTGTTTCTGGTTGTTTACCTCGTCACCCTGCTAGGCAACCTGGGCATGATAATGTTAATGAGACTGGACTCTCGCCTTCACAcgcccatgtacttcttcctcacTAACTTAGCCTTTGTGGATTTGTGCTATACATCAAATGCAACCCCGCAGATGTCGACTAATATCGTATCTGAGAAGACCATTTCCTTTGCTGGTTGCTTTACACAGTGCTACATTTTCATTGCCCTTCTACTCACTGAGTTTTACATGCTGGCAGCAATGGCCTATGACCGCTATGTGGCCATATATGACCCTCTGCGCTACAGTGTGAAAACGTCCAGGAGAGTTTGCATCTGCTTGGCCACATTTCCCTATGTCTATGGCTTCTCAGATGGACTCTTCCAGGCCATCCTGACCTTCCGCCTGACCTTCTGTAGATCCAGTGTCATCAACCACTTCTACTGTGCTGACCCGCCGCTCATTAAGCTTTCTTGTTCTGATACTTATGTCAAAGAGCATGCCATGTTCATATCTGCTGGCTTCAACCTCTCCAGCTCCCTCACCATCGTCTTGGTGTCCTATGCCTTCATTCTTGCTGCCATCCTCCGGATCAAATCAGCAGAGGGAAGGCACAAGGCATTCTCCACCTGTGGTTCCCATATGATGGCTGTCACCCTGTTTTATGGGACTCTCTTTTGCATGTATATAAGACCACCAACAGATAAGACTGTTGAGGAATCTAAAATAATAGCTGTCTTTTACACCTTTGTGAGTCCGGTACTTAATCCATTGATCTACAGTCTGAGGAATAAAGATGTGAAGCAGGCCTTGAAGAATGTCCTGAGATGA